Genomic DNA from Deltaproteobacteria bacterium:
ATTGTACGGCGCCAGGTCGACAGCCATACAGCGAGTGAGATTGACTAAGCCGCCTTTTGCCGCGCCATACGCGGCCATTGATGGATACCCGACAATGCCACCAACCGAGGAAATGTTGATGATCGAGCCGCGCTGTTGCTTCATCATGTGTGGGACGACGGCTTTACTGACCAGAAATGGCCCGGTGAGATCGATGCGAATAATGCGCTCCCATTCTTCGAGCGTGGTTTCGTGAAATGGCTTGCCGAGAATGATGCCTGCATTGTTGTACAGGACATCGACAGTGCCATAGGTAGCGATGCATCTCTCCGCCAGGCGATTGGCATCGGCCTCTTGCGACACGTCGGCTGGGACAAACACCACCGGTTTCCCTTGCGCAGCAAGGCGGGCGGCGACGCGTTCTCCTTCAGGCAGGATGTCACTCAGCAGGAGCCGCGCTCCTTCTCTCGCAAATGTCTCTGCCGCAACCTCACCCTGTCCGCGGGCTGCGCCGGTGATAATGACCACTTTTCCGTCCAGTCGGCCCATAATGACTCCCTTCGTGCGAGCTAAATCGGACCACGGAACATTCGTACAGTTGGGGGTAGCGTGCGCTGTACGCACGATGCGCGTGCCAGCATTGATTCCCGTGCGCATGGCGCACGCTACGGTCTCTCCGGAGACAACCCAAAGTGTACCAACCTCGTGTGGTTTGATTTAGTGTTGGTTGTTAACCGTCTCTTGTTAAACAGGTAGGGACATAGCAAGACACGACGCCGCTATCCAGTAGGCGGAGGTGCGCATAGCGTGCGCTGCGGCTGCTGCGCACGAGGCGAGCCCCACAAAAGGGCCATTTTCAGAGCCTACGGTGGTAACCTTGGGAATATGGCAGGGAACGATGATAGCCCAATAGGTGTTCTCCGAATTTAGACACCGCACGCTCTGCGCATTTGGTTAGTTGAAAGTTTCCCTATACATTAATTCCTCCTCGACGAACCAACAGAGAGTGGGGGGAGAGGAGAGGTCCCAGAGGGAAGTAAAATTTGGGACCTTTACGGAAAAGTGCAGACAGATTATGAGGTCGCAGCCCAAACCGCGGCTGGGCTTGGGACCTCGAAGCAGCCGGCAAGGGGAGTTTTCGCCCGGCACCTTGTTCTGTTGCACGTCTGAAAAAGGCAAACCGCTCGAAAGCGCGGGACGCAAAACTACTGGCCTAAACCCGATTCGTTGTTTGGGCAGGGTCGCAGAGTTACCAGGCGAACACAGGTCCTCCTCGGAGTTCCGTGCTCGCTCGCAAGTGTTGGGGAGGAAACATGGCTTCTACCCGGATACAACCTCGTCTTCTCTTTGTCTTCACCTTCGCGGTTGTGAGTAGTCTGTTCGTGCCACTGATGGCAGTGGCTGCGCAATTGTCGCTCTCATGGGTTGACAACTCGAATGATGAAAGCGGATTTATCGTCGAGCGCAAAACTGGTACGGCTGGGACGTACTCACATGCAGTGACAACCGGAACGAACGTCACATCGTACCTCGATCCTAACGTTGTTGCTGGAACAGTGTACTGCTATCGCGTGCGTGCGTTTAACGCTGGTGGTACGTCAATCTATTCGAACGAGGCCTGTGGCTCGACTGCAGCATCGCCACCGCCTCCACCGCCGCCACCTCCACCGCCGCCGCCACCTCCACCGCCGCCGCCACCCCCACCGCCGCCACCTCCACCACTGCCACCGAGTACTCAGCAATTTCCTGTGATGGTCTCTGTGGTTGGACAAGGAACCGTGTCGAGCAATCCAACGGGGATCGCCTGCTTGCCGACGTGCTTAAAGTTTTTCTCTTCCGGTGTGA
This window encodes:
- a CDS encoding SDR family oxidoreductase; its protein translation is MRTGINAGTRIVRTAHATPNCTNVPWSDLARTKGVIMGRLDGKVVIITGAARGQGEVAAETFAREGARLLLSDILPEGERVAARLAAQGKPVVFVPADVSQEADANRLAERCIATYGTVDVLYNNAGIILGKPFHETTLEEWERIIRIDLTGPFLVSKAVVPHMMKQQRGSIINISSVGGIVGYPSMAAYGAAKGGLVNLTRCMAVDLAPYNIRVNVICPGAIDTPMPRTYIENMENKEALWKQLGDMHLIKRFGTSQEVVNLALYLASDEASFTTGAMIPVDGGLSAY